One genomic window of Quercus lobata isolate SW786 chromosome 9, ValleyOak3.0 Primary Assembly, whole genome shotgun sequence includes the following:
- the LOC115961021 gene encoding extensin-like has product MSYPYYSPPPPSTPLSPPPPPPPPSPLPCNPIMAPPPPPHHHHHYAHPPPPPPPPPPPHHYPGYFQPPPPPPTHAPPPHYGPTPPTPTPSWAPPPHSPYPKPPPTHYGPTPPPKVSPETHPTPPPPHNGPTPQPPTPSWSPPHSHAPPPKHAYPPTSPNPPPKPPTTPAPSPTTPGKAPPSKSPSSPPTPSKGPIPPPYPISPPTPTSSTPPTPYSIVPSSPNFPGKTPPIYVPPPPPPNAFPPSLSPPSGNHNTTIIAVGVSLGGAFFLAFILVGLFCLAKKKKQRPVMVPAPVCIEEEERVHETIATGPYGEQTVTIEDDVRIHEAVGTSSGIGLHGGGPPCEPEVPGAHTYPPPPPGPYQHY; this is encoded by the coding sequence ATGAGTTACCCATACTACTCTCCTCCGCCACCATCTACACCACtttctccaccaccaccaccaccaccaccatcaccattgCCATGTAATCCTATCAtggcaccaccaccaccacctcaccatcaccaccactaTGCCcatcctcctccaccaccaccaccaccaccaccaccacaccactACCCTGGCTATTTTCagccacctccacctccaccaacTCATGCACCACCACCTCATTATGGTCCAACTCCCCCAACTCCAACCCCATCTTGGGCACCACCACCACACAGTCCATACCCGAAACCACCACCAACTCATTATGGTCCAACTCCACCACCTAAAGTTTCACCAGAAACACacccaacaccaccaccacctcatAATGGTCCAACTCCCCAACCTCCAACCCCATCTTGGTCACCACCACATTCACATGCACCACCACCTAAACATGCTTATCCCCCAACCAgcccaaacccaccaccaaaaccACCCACCACTCCAGCTCCATCACCAACAACACCAGGTAAGGCACCACCATCAAAATCCCCATCATCTCCACCAACACCATCAAAAGGTCCAATACCACCACCATACCCAATATCACCTCCGACTCCAACTTCATCAACACCACCAACCCCTTATAGTATTGTACCGTCCTCACCAAACTTCCCTGGTAAAACCCCACCAATTTATGtgcctcctcctcctcctccaaaTGCTTTCCCACCATCATTGTCACCTCCATCAGGGAATCACAACACAACTATTATAGCTGTTGGTGTCTCTTTAGGCGGTGCTTTCTTCCTTGCATTCATTTTAGTCGGTCTCTTCTGCTTAGCCAAGAAAAAGAAGCAGAGGCCAGTGATGGTTCCTGCACCAGTTTGTATTGAGGAAGAAGAACGAGTCCATGAAACAATAGCAACCGGTCCATATGGCGAGCAAACAGTGACAATAGAAGATGATGTCCGAATTCATGAAGCTGTGGGTACTAGTAGTGGTATTGGTTTGCATGGAGGAGGACCTCCGTGTGAACCAGAGGTACCTGGGGCTCACACTTATCCTCCACCGCCACCAGGACCGTACCAACATTACTAA